In Rutidosis leptorrhynchoides isolate AG116_Rl617_1_P2 chromosome 6, CSIRO_AGI_Rlap_v1, whole genome shotgun sequence, the DNA window gcgccgcggcaattgggGTCGCGTCGCGCCATCAGGCGTGGCCTGatgcctggtcagtctcaattgttcaagtcttttccaaaactcaatttagcacaaaatacaaactgtaaacacttagaatgcgtatcttatatcgttggaaagctattttgacaaggaacacaactaagaacatattatcaatcaaaacatgcatttaaaataatcaaattctcgtcaaatgtttaatgatcgttcataatcaaagtttcaagtttgtaaaacgcatttcatgattcgggcaaccaatttacatgtatgatatgccgttttgaaggtaatgaaacatacattacaactaaacactcacaaataacatttcatgacattcaaagcatcaaaagttcatcttaagagctatcaaaccctaaccaagaatcacaaaatcattaatcatgtttttgaagttttcttaatcaacctacgcatcaaaacgaagctagtgatactagtaacacaattaaaacatgaactttaataatttaacaacattaactcatccaaaatgcaagattaagcaaacccatttcaaatgttcaaactagttactcaaaacaacaaatcgagtaaacaaatcatatattcatgttatacacgagccatagaactaatatcatttcaagtcaaaaacacgaatttaaagaaatctagagtttttagaaagttacccaaacgaggtgaaattggtaccaaaatgtagaggatgaagagaggatcacgaaaatgtaatttgttttgatgtttgcttcttgatccggatttagatgatgattttgtgagttgggtgtttaagttctaaaaatggaagtatgaagagagaaagaggagaaagagatgagaaggtgggtggaaatgaatgggtggatgaggtgggttgactagttgacctagtcaactagtttgcccatttggcaacctcggtccctcaagtttcaaagcgggtgcgtgaattcgccaaacgaatattttaaaaacgctcgagtaaaagagtgatgttataattaaataacgggaatattatgaacgctagtcaacggaaactaggaatttaaataacgaaagatattataaaaaaaagtgttaaaaataaatttaacggaaaaacgcgggatgttacacatgccTCAATGAAAATGTTTATGAGATTTAGTTAAAATTTGCAAAGGAGAAATTTTATATGtgaattgttgtaattgttgtaagTAATGATATTTGGATAAATGATGATTTTAGGGTTGCTAGTAGTAGAAATGAGTTATGCACAGAAGGGCTGTTAAGCAGGAATTATTTCCTTTAAAATATCGCGCCGCGACCAAGGCTTGCCACGCCGCGGCATATCACTTGGTCTGGGCAgacatctgttttttttttttttttaaatgtctaTCGTTTCAAGGCGTTAAATTAAAATCCTTGAGTTGATCACTTGATCATGTGTAGAAAGTTGAAACTAATAACATTTTTTGGGCTTCAAGTAGTCTCAATTCAGTGCTAAAAGATCAATTAATAACTGCTATGTTACGTTATTTGCTCCATTATTGTTGTTGGTGTAGGATACGCTTTGCGTTTTATTCAGCATTGTTGGGTACGTTATATTTACGTGACATGTACTTGCTTCTTCTGATAGAGTTCTGTATTCACTAGAGTGTTGTTTTTTGTGTAGGGATTATTTTGTTAACTATagtcaaggttggagaactcggattctggggagatctcgtttggacatttttggggAGATCTCGGTGTCAGGAAAATACTCGGGGAGATATTGGACatcgactaacgttgactttttaactttttcaaatataaatatagatatacataaaaatatatgtatttatatacatttttatgagatttaaaaaaaaaaaaaaacctagaaatgaacgagaaaatccgagaaatcgtggctttgaccaagtttgacctcaTTGACCTAGAAATCTCgcgagatggacatctcgtctcggttgcctttccGAGATCTCGGCGAAAAATaacgagatttacaacactgactaTAATGCATATTGTATCTGATTTCTTAGCTAATGACAATGTTGCATCTGATTTCCAAGCTAATGAATTTAAACTAATGGATTTGGTAAATAATGTGCTTCACTTATTTGCTTCAGTGACATGTCATACTTTCTTGAAGAAAGGCTATGATAGATTGTTCTTACGGTTTCTTTTAGCTAGTTTTCTGGTAGTTTctgttacgtttttgtttttttcctAATAGGTAGGTTCTCCTTTGTCTATTGCTTTGACCCGTGACCCATCTTAAGCTTCATCACATTTAGGTGGCCGTTCTAGGTTTCAATAATGCCACAAAAAATCAGAACGGCACTGCATACTATAGTTGTGCAATCCTTTTTTGTTTCCAAAAGTTGTCAGGCCTTTGCTTTATATATGTAGCGAACCATATGCCCCTCCCTAGAGCCAAGAAACTACCTGACTAAGCCCATATGTGTTCTACTTAGCGCTTTGAACTCCGTAGCTCTGTTTCTgccaatgattatggaattatttgTACTAGTCTAATTTTGATACCCACGGTGTATGATCATGCAAGTTGATTGAACGGCTGTATTTGTATAGGTTGCTCTCATTCCTTACTTTTTTTTCCTTGTGTAGGCTTTGAACCGTTGGCAAAGTCAACCTTATTCATAATTTGATTGAGCCGGGTTATAAGACCTTTTGGCTATCTGTTCATGATGTTGGAATGGTCTGAATCGTGATTTTCAAGTGTTTTCTGGAACAACAAAATACCATCGGATTATGATCCAGGGTCTTATAAACTTAAAAAGCATATGGCCTCAATTCTTCAGTAGGCCAGGCAAGTTTTGAAAGACTGGATTTGCATCTCTATTGAGGCTTGCGTTCACATTGCATAAACAAACGACAATCTTATGACACCAAAAGGTCTATCATATATGCTAGAGATAACAAAATTGGTTTGTCTGTTGGTTGGGTAATGGGTTAAAAACGATGATCTTGGTGCAGAGTTGGGTTAGGTGTTTCTGCTCAAATTTATTTTATAAGCAAACTGTGATGTATATGATTGCAAAgattatatttatgtaaatattttataaaacaaaataagAGATCGTAGATTTGTAGGTATTAGAAATACATGATAGGTCACCTCTTACTCTTATGTGTAATTGACCCATACTATGACTTGACCAATTTGACTTTTTAATGACAAAAATTTACCGGTATGACTCGCTAGTGCCTGTATACCTAAAAAAGGGGTCAGGTTGGATCAGGTTAGGTCGGTTTGGGTAATGAGTTAAAAcgattttgggttgaaatgggtcgtgGGTCAAACGATTCATAATTTTAAACGGGTCCAAATAGATTAGGTTGTACCGGTTGGGTAACGGGTCACAAGTCAAATGGGTCCAAATGAGTCATATACTTTTACATTTGATTTTTACATTTATAATTACATTTTATGTTTATACTTTTACATCTGATTTTTACGTTTATGATTACGTTTGACAGATGAAACTTGTTATGATCTTTATGCTCGATCCATTTGACACATTAACAAGACCCATTAGACCTATCCATATTTATTGAGGTCTAAGAATTGATAACCAATTGACTCGTTCCTCTATATTTTGTATATGACCCAATAAGTTGGAGAGAAAATCATTGGTCCTTTTTCTAATTTTAGTTTACATTGTCAGACATAATTTTTCTCAAAACCTAGTTAACCtgaaagcttgacccatttgacccaaatttgAAATTATGGGTCATGGCCAGACATACTATTGCCTTTACCATCCATCTTTATTGTTGCATTATTAAAAATTATAGATTGGTTATATAGCtagttatataaaataaataaattccaGAGTCCGGGGATATACATTGTCACCATCAAAGTCAATACTCAATAGTAccaaaagttcatgtattaaaattaTCGATCACTGAGAATATCAAAATCCTAGAACGTCGTATTTAAGGCCTTATTGAACGACAAGTTGCACAAAATAGAAATAAACCATTATCAAAATGCTACAAAGTCGTATTAATCGTATATAGATCAACAACAAGCGCAAGATTCATCAAGAAGCATAATTTGTTGATCATCATCATCAGTAGTACTCCTAAACCACCAATATCCAACAGCAAGTCCGACAACAATCGACACAAACACACCTCCATTAAACGACATCACAGCAAGCATCATAAAGTAATTGATCCCCGAGTTTAAACCAAATAATACACATCCAACCACCCTAGCTTGTCTTCGACTAGACGAAAACTTCGTGTAAAGTAGAGGATCATTCTCAACAGACGCCTTTGACGTAGATTTAATCTTAAATCGAATACGTAGGTCTTCCATAAACTGGTAAAATATGGAGACCGCGAAACAAACGATTAGTGTGAGAAAGTAAGTGAACCATGAATCGGTGTGCCATGAATCGATAAGTAGCGTCACATTGTTGCTCCAATAGAAGGTCATGTGCATCATTTTAGTGCTTTTGGATGAGCTGTGGTGATTGTAGATGGCTAAAACTGAAGGTTTAAATCAAGGTGAAGATACATAAAAGGTTAAGTGTAGTACTAGGAGTAGTACATATAACTTTGTACTACTTACTAGTTACTACCTTTTGCATGGAAACTTTAGTTTAATCTTTGTGTTCTATAAATTGACTCCCACTTTCATATATTTGCAATATAATAGAAGCAGAGATCCATGCAAATCTTTTAAAAAATGAGTTGATAATGCAAGGTAACTTTAGCTTTTGAAAAGTTTTTAACACATTTTTGTCCTTTATATTTCATCACATTCGAGTTATGGTTGTCAAGGCTCAAAGTACGCTCACATGTATCTAGGAATGATAATGAATGTCTGTTTTATCGAATATCCATCCGATTCAATTTCTTAAAATGAATATGAATATTCGAACAGTCTGCACTGAGTTAAAACACAAAAATTACACTGTGCTCGAACActtttttgttttataatttttcattctaCAATTTTCCGAGTTTAAACTTTTTACAGTAAGTTCGAACAAAAAATTATATTGTGTTTGAATACTTTTTGCTCCAAATTTTTTTGTTACTTTTTTGCTCTACAAATCTGAGGTCTGACAAGAACTGCTAAATTcgaacaataaatcaaaaaattatGCGCCTTTCAAGTTCTGAGAGCTCTTTGAACGTGGAGTTCTCATGAGAtcatcaccatatatatatatatatataatttactttCCCCCACTTCcctccaaaaaagtgcttccctcttgattatatatatatatatatatatatatatatatatatatatatatatatatatatatatatatatatatatatatatatattgtgaattatgaattacaatttataaatctatatagtctaataaacctctaaaatgatgacatcatcattaagctaaattaccctctacttttcataataatgatgtcataattatatattaatttaattaaaaaaataatacaatatcttttataaaaggaatattaatctctcctaaattataattttattatttctttttctaaaaaaattaaaagacatttattattattaattattattattattattattaaaaatataaatataaatattcaactttgagcgaactttatgtttgtaaaatcaacgacaaatttcttagtcggaatccgtggttccacAGGGCAATAAACTacatgactttaacatttacattcacttgatacctaaaacatatcattaaactcttTCGTTTAAATTATATTATGAATTgtgaattataaattataaattataaactatTATGTATAATTTTTAAATTATACCATAATTATAAATTATGATAGATAAAATATAAatcataaattataaattataaattaataataatcagtCAACTTTAGGTATTGGAATAACATTGTACGTGTAGGAAATCAAATTGAGGAATTACAAATAGCTTCCAAGAACTCGTTTGTGAAAACCATTGGCAACAGTGACTCAACTTCATTTTGGAATGATTGATGGATTGGTAACAATACTTTACGTGTACTCTTTCCAAGATTATACAGTTTAGAGTCAGGGAGTAATGTTACCGTGGGTGATCGCTTGGATACAACTAATTCAACTACTCCGGAAATAACTGTGGATCTCGATCGAGGGGCTGTTGCGTTCG includes these proteins:
- the LOC139853616 gene encoding copper transporter 5.1 — its product is MMHMTFYWSNNVTLLIDSWHTDSWFTYFLTLIVCFAVSIFYQFMEDLRIRFKIKSTSKASVENDPLLYTKFSSSRRQARVVGCVLFGLNSGINYFMMLAVMSFNGGVFVSIVVGLAVGYWWFRSTTDDDDQQIMLLDESCACC